The proteins below come from a single Brevundimonas sp. LM2 genomic window:
- a CDS encoding RimK family alpha-L-glutamate ligase has product MTDRLPDLAIVYEHPEWFEPLFAALDRHGVSYVKVPLAGHSFDPATSPAPATVVFSRVAMSAFLRDPEHPIFYAQSLFEHWQGLGTRVVNASALAIDTSKARQMSLIARLGLKGPATRVVHRQADLPAAAEGLRFPVLVKADIGGAGAGITRYEKPEALAEAAGEKWAPVGINGISLIQEYAPRRDGKITRVETLNGRFLYALDIESPGDAFDLCPADACLVRPGAPTLTMTRTTPPPEIVAAVERLAVAAELEVGGVEYLIDDRDGSALFYDINGLSNFVAKPLEVLGFDPHDDLVDWLKGIVAEEKAKRAQDSEA; this is encoded by the coding sequence ATGACCGACCGCCTCCCCGATCTCGCCATCGTCTATGAGCATCCCGAATGGTTCGAGCCGCTGTTCGCGGCGCTGGACCGGCACGGCGTCTCCTATGTGAAGGTGCCGTTGGCCGGGCACAGCTTCGACCCGGCGACCAGCCCGGCCCCGGCGACCGTGGTGTTCAGCCGGGTGGCCATGTCGGCCTTCCTGCGCGATCCCGAACACCCGATCTTCTATGCCCAGAGCCTGTTCGAACACTGGCAGGGGCTGGGCACGCGGGTCGTGAACGCCTCGGCCCTGGCCATCGACACCTCCAAGGCGCGGCAGATGTCGCTGATCGCTCGGCTGGGCCTGAAGGGGCCGGCGACGCGCGTCGTGCACCGTCAGGCCGACCTGCCGGCGGCGGCCGAGGGCCTGCGGTTCCCCGTGCTGGTCAAGGCCGACATCGGCGGGGCCGGGGCCGGCATCACCCGCTATGAGAAGCCCGAGGCCCTGGCCGAGGCGGCGGGCGAGAAATGGGCTCCGGTGGGGATCAACGGCATCTCCCTGATCCAGGAGTACGCCCCTCGGCGCGACGGCAAGATCACCCGGGTCGAAACCCTGAACGGCCGCTTCCTGTATGCGCTGGACATCGAGAGCCCGGGCGATGCGTTCGACCTGTGCCCGGCCGACGCCTGTCTGGTGCGGCCGGGGGCGCCGACCCTGACCATGACGCGGACCACGCCGCCGCCCGAGATCGTCGCGGCGGTCGAGCGACTGGCGGTGGCGGCCGAGCTCGAGGTCGGGGGCGTCGAATATCTGATCGACGATCGCGACGGGTCGGCGCTGTTCTACGACATCAACGGCCTGTCCAACTTCGTCGCCAAACCGCTCGAGGTGCTGGGCTTCGACCCGCACGACGATCTGGTCGACTGGCTGAAGGGCATCGTCGCCGAGGAAAAGGCCAAGCGGGCCCAGGACAGCGAAGCATGA
- a CDS encoding energy transducer TonB produces MIALILAAALSTNAGLAKTSDRPLAPALQPIAYAASAAPAPVLAGVAVTLECTAHTDGRVGECSVLGETHPGMGFGAAAIALVEGTEVEPGPEPVQFARTIQFMP; encoded by the coding sequence ATGATCGCCCTGATCCTCGCCGCTGCCCTGTCCACCAACGCCGGTCTGGCCAAGACCTCGGACCGTCCGCTCGCGCCGGCCCTGCAACCCATCGCCTATGCGGCCTCGGCGGCCCCCGCCCCGGTCCTGGCTGGCGTGGCCGTGACCCTGGAGTGCACGGCGCATACCGACGGGCGCGTCGGCGAATGCAGCGTGCTGGGCGAGACGCACCCCGGCATGGGTTTCGGCGCGGCGGCGATCGCCCTGGTCGAGGGAACCGAGGTCGAGCCGGGCCCCGAGCCCGTTCAGTTCGCCCGCACCATCCAATTCATGCCCTAG
- a CDS encoding multidrug effflux MFS transporter codes for MTQPDTPAAPKGPGFPEFVCMIALMMAINALAIDIMLPALPEIGDALGVANANSRQWVITAYLLGFGAMQIVYGPLADRYGRKPIILIGVGVYIAFSLVAMLAPTFETLILARIGQGMGSAATRVLAVSIVRDRYSGRTMARVMSLSFLVFLGVPIIAPSLGQAILLVAPWEAIFGVLAFAGTALMIWTSLRLPETLHPDARLPIQAARIASAFREAVTNRISIGYTLAMTAITGALFGFINSSQQIFFDVFQAPGLFTTVFACIAAGIALASVVNARLVEKLGSRLIGHTALLGFIAFAAIHLGVTLSGHETIWTFALLQGGTMFCFGLLAGNFGAMAMEPMGHIAGTASSAQGFISTIIGSLTGFAIGQQFDGTVVPMTVGITGCGVAALMCVLFAERGRLFVARNSEPASAVS; via the coding sequence ATGACACAGCCCGACACCCCAGCCGCCCCCAAGGGGCCGGGCTTTCCTGAATTCGTCTGCATGATCGCACTGATGATGGCGATCAATGCCCTGGCCATCGACATCATGCTGCCGGCCCTGCCCGAGATCGGGGACGCATTGGGCGTGGCCAATGCCAACAGCCGGCAGTGGGTGATCACCGCCTATCTGCTGGGCTTCGGGGCCATGCAGATCGTCTACGGCCCGCTCGCCGACCGTTATGGCCGCAAGCCCATCATCCTGATCGGCGTCGGCGTCTATATCGCCTTCAGCCTGGTGGCCATGCTGGCCCCCACCTTCGAGACCCTGATCCTGGCGCGGATCGGCCAGGGCATGGGCTCGGCCGCGACGCGGGTCCTGGCCGTGTCCATCGTGCGCGACCGCTATTCCGGCCGCACCATGGCGCGGGTGATGTCGCTGAGCTTCCTGGTCTTCCTCGGCGTGCCGATCATCGCCCCGTCGCTGGGTCAGGCCATCCTGCTGGTGGCACCGTGGGAGGCGATCTTCGGCGTCCTGGCCTTCGCCGGCACCGCCCTGATGATCTGGACCAGCCTGCGCCTGCCCGAGACCCTGCACCCCGACGCCCGTCTGCCGATCCAGGCCGCCCGCATCGCCAGCGCCTTCAGGGAGGCGGTCACGAACCGGATCTCGATCGGCTACACCCTGGCCATGACGGCGATCACCGGGGCCCTGTTCGGCTTCATCAACTCGTCGCAGCAGATCTTCTTCGACGTGTTCCAGGCCCCCGGCCTGTTCACCACCGTGTTCGCCTGTATCGCCGCCGGCATCGCCCTGGCCTCGGTCGTCAATGCGCGCCTGGTCGAGAAGCTGGGGTCGCGCCTGATCGGCCATACGGCCCTGCTGGGCTTCATCGCCTTCGCCGCGATCCACCTGGGCGTCACGCTGAGCGGCCACGAGACGATCTGGACCTTCGCCCTCCTGCAGGGCGGCACCATGTTCTGCTTCGGCTTGCTGGCCGGAAATTTCGGGGCCATGGCGATGGAGCCGATGGGCCATATCGCCGGCACGGCGTCCTCGGCCCAGGGCTTCATCTCCACCATCATCGGCTCGCTGACCGGCTTCGCCATCGGCCAGCAGTTCGACGGCACCGTCGTGCCCATGACGGTCGGCATCACCGGCTGCGGCGTCGCCGCCCTGATGTGCGTTCTGTTCGCCGAGCGGGGCCGCTTGTTCGTGGCCCGAAACTCTGAGCCCGCCTCCGCCGTGTCTTAA
- a CDS encoding response regulator transcription factor gives MTHAVEILDDDAAFRESLAFLLEAHGFVVTTHADPSTFMQGVADRAPDCLVCDIRMPGMSGVEVARALRAEGLNTRVILITGHADPALLERAAEAGATLVLEKPFPPQQLIDALNRLLG, from the coding sequence ATGACCCACGCGGTCGAGATTCTCGACGACGACGCGGCCTTTCGCGAGTCGCTGGCGTTTCTGCTGGAGGCCCACGGGTTCGTCGTGACGACGCACGCGGATCCCTCGACCTTCATGCAAGGCGTCGCAGACCGCGCGCCCGACTGTCTGGTCTGCGACATCCGGATGCCGGGCATGAGCGGCGTGGAGGTGGCACGCGCGCTGCGCGCCGAGGGGCTGAACACGCGCGTGATCCTGATCACCGGACACGCCGATCCGGCTTTGCTCGAGCGCGCGGCCGAGGCGGGCGCCACCCTGGTGCTGGAAAAGCCGTTTCCGCCGCAGCAACTGATCGACGCGCTGAACCGTCTGCTCGGTTAA
- a CDS encoding sensor histidine kinase, whose amino-acid sequence MHFLHEVEGFMPHGMCILWRPELMFLHIASDALIAAAYFAIPFSIARFVRMRDDLDCGHRALALLFAAFIGLCGLTHVMGIITMWHPIYITTGWLKAVTAIASVVTAIALYRLIPRLLAIPSAKTLQLEIEARQKIAEELDAARAELALRVDHTEEELRAAVLNQQQSDVLLRTIVEAAPGLIYAKDPDGRLLLANRATLNLIGKPWLEVEGQTDREFLADPEQGEAVMEHDRRVMAGGVAQALEELVDHPKKGVRTWLSTKTPMHDADGRLTGLVGLSFDITERKQLEARLRQESRLSAMGEMAAALAHELNQPLGSITNYVEGCRALVARQTPDSPLLSQFDKAIAEALRAGQIIRHLRSFVSGDANVRLPEALSGLVDEACAFARLGAASPDVVLDVRHDAPGLKVTVDRIQIEQVIHNLVRNALDATSKATRPVLQVTSDRSDDGMAVVSVADNGTGLDPDVAKTLFEPFVSTKGKRGMGVGLSICRTIVEAHGGRIWAEPALDGGTVFRFTLPLAEPEDDDR is encoded by the coding sequence ATGCATTTCTTGCACGAGGTTGAGGGCTTCATGCCCCACGGCATGTGCATCCTGTGGCGTCCCGAGCTGATGTTTTTGCACATCGCCTCCGATGCGCTGATCGCGGCCGCCTATTTCGCCATCCCGTTCAGCATCGCGCGCTTCGTCAGAATGCGCGACGACCTAGACTGCGGGCACCGTGCCCTGGCCCTGTTGTTCGCGGCCTTCATCGGTCTGTGCGGCCTGACCCATGTGATGGGCATCATCACGATGTGGCATCCCATCTACATCACCACGGGGTGGCTCAAGGCCGTGACGGCCATCGCCTCGGTCGTGACCGCAATCGCCCTCTACCGGCTGATTCCCCGCCTTCTCGCCATACCCTCCGCCAAGACCCTTCAGCTGGAGATCGAGGCGCGCCAGAAGATCGCGGAGGAACTGGATGCCGCCCGGGCCGAACTGGCCCTGCGGGTCGATCACACCGAGGAGGAACTGCGGGCCGCGGTCCTGAATCAGCAGCAGTCCGACGTCCTGCTGCGCACCATCGTCGAGGCGGCCCCGGGCCTGATCTATGCCAAAGACCCCGACGGCCGCCTGCTGCTGGCCAACAGGGCCACGCTGAACCTGATCGGCAAGCCGTGGCTGGAGGTCGAGGGGCAGACGGACCGCGAGTTCTTGGCCGATCCCGAACAGGGCGAGGCGGTCATGGAGCATGACCGTCGGGTCATGGCCGGGGGCGTGGCCCAGGCGCTGGAGGAGCTGGTCGATCACCCGAAGAAGGGCGTGCGGACCTGGCTGTCGACCAAGACCCCGATGCACGATGCCGACGGCCGTCTGACCGGGCTGGTCGGCCTGTCGTTCGACATCACCGAACGCAAGCAGTTGGAGGCCCGGCTTCGTCAGGAGTCCCGCCTTTCGGCCATGGGCGAGATGGCGGCGGCCCTGGCGCATGAGCTGAACCAGCCCCTGGGATCGATCACCAACTATGTCGAGGGGTGCCGGGCCCTGGTGGCGCGCCAGACGCCGGACAGTCCGCTGCTGTCCCAGTTCGACAAGGCGATCGCCGAGGCGCTTCGCGCCGGCCAGATCATCCGGCATCTGCGCTCCTTCGTGTCGGGCGACGCCAACGTCCGTCTGCCGGAGGCGCTTTCGGGCCTGGTCGACGAGGCCTGCGCCTTCGCCCGCCTGGGCGCCGCGTCACCGGACGTCGTGCTGGATGTCCGCCATGACGCCCCCGGGCTGAAGGTGACGGTCGACCGGATCCAGATCGAGCAGGTCATTCACAATCTGGTCCGCAATGCCCTCGACGCCACGTCGAAGGCGACCCGGCCCGTCCTTCAGGTGACCAGCGATCGGTCCGACGACGGAATGGCGGTGGTTTCGGTCGCCGACAACGGGACAGGCCTGGACCCCGACGTGGCCAAGACCCTCTTCGAACCCTTCGTCAGCACCAAGGGCAAGCGCGGCATGGGCGTCGGCCTGTCGATCTGCCGAACCATCGTCGAAGCGCACGGCGGACGCATCTGGGCGGAGCCTGCCCTGGACGGCGGCACGGTGTTCCGCTTCACCCTGCCGCTGGCAGAACCCGAGGATGACGACCGATGA
- a CDS encoding ATP-dependent DNA helicase yields MSDESVLSTRSLTGADRWLVLPPALAVPPGAGAICDEDGARKIGRGAAEGVFLGGPVLVAHASLTARRLGLSPPPRSPDLLDVLELWAFVRPASFCAPSPSGLALALGMAEPKGAEAQAAALRDAAAVLLKELADPAYPHREDAFTLAETLGRAGWAWADRVTGALQAGPLRARQHRGSGLDAWSRLPEWEDEAPRGEAGSSPVDSESARIRLEKLLQASGLDEKRPTQSDYAAEAAYAFSPRNEEGRPRMLLAEAGTGTGKTLGYLAPASLWAERNQGAAWVSTYTRALQRQIDRESAALWPDPVERKRKTVVRKGRENYLCLLNLQDMVQAAQLGNGDLIGLALTSRWAMHSRDGDMTGGDFPGWLPGLFATPPSQQASAGNLVDRRGECVHAACPHYRTCFVEKTIRASRRADLVVANHALVMTQAAFDGARSARGLKQDGETAALKRIVFDEGHHLFDAADSAFSACLSGQEAAELRRWIRGPEGRGRRGRGLEQRLGDLCADNEAAAKALQDAIRAAAALPGEGISGRIAPPSGEVNPVGPIEQFLMAALEQIRARTSEAASSGASEFGTECGVRPATEPLLETARGAAQALAAVEAPLLALARHLEDILDDEAAELDGSARARIEGALRGLDRRARMTLPGWRSMLAALQDAGDQPDPDFVDWLSVETAFGRIHDVALRRHWIDPTVPLEAAVILPAHGVLVTSATLSDPIAEASGGDLFGMARMRTGAARLIEPARTLKVESPFDYAANSRVIVVNDVAKDDPRQTAAAMRELFLAAGGGGLGLFTAIRRLKAVYERLGPDLAKAQIPLYAQHVDPLEVGALVDIFRAEADSCLLGTDAVRDGVDVPGRSLRLLAFDRVPWPRPDLLHKARREKFGAKGYDDALARARIAQAFGRLIRRADDKGMFVMLDAATPTRLFAALPPGTEVQRMSLVEAIELTRGFLADQARPGRA; encoded by the coding sequence GTGTCCGACGAATCCGTCCTCTCCACCCGCAGCCTGACCGGGGCCGATCGCTGGCTGGTCCTGCCGCCGGCGCTGGCCGTGCCGCCGGGCGCGGGCGCGATCTGTGACGAGGACGGCGCGCGCAAGATCGGGCGCGGGGCGGCGGAGGGGGTGTTCCTCGGAGGACCGGTTCTGGTCGCCCACGCCTCGCTGACCGCCCGCCGGCTGGGCCTGTCGCCGCCGCCCCGGTCCCCGGACCTGCTGGACGTTCTGGAGCTGTGGGCCTTCGTGCGGCCTGCGAGCTTCTGCGCACCGTCGCCCAGCGGTCTGGCCCTGGCGCTCGGCATGGCCGAACCGAAGGGCGCCGAGGCGCAGGCGGCGGCCCTGCGCGACGCCGCCGCCGTCCTGCTGAAGGAACTGGCCGACCCCGCCTATCCGCATCGCGAGGACGCCTTCACCCTGGCCGAGACGCTCGGGCGCGCCGGCTGGGCCTGGGCCGACCGCGTCACCGGCGCGCTCCAGGCCGGTCCGCTGCGGGCGCGTCAGCATCGAGGCTCCGGCCTCGACGCCTGGTCGCGGTTGCCCGAGTGGGAGGACGAGGCCCCGCGCGGGGAGGCCGGCTCCTCGCCGGTCGATTCCGAATCCGCCCGTATCCGGCTGGAGAAGCTGCTGCAGGCCTCGGGTCTCGACGAAAAACGCCCGACCCAGTCCGACTATGCCGCCGAGGCCGCCTACGCCTTCTCACCGCGCAACGAGGAAGGCCGGCCGCGCATGCTGCTGGCCGAGGCGGGCACCGGCACCGGCAAGACGCTCGGCTATCTGGCCCCCGCCTCCCTGTGGGCCGAGCGGAACCAGGGGGCCGCCTGGGTCTCCACCTACACCCGCGCGTTGCAACGCCAGATCGACCGCGAGAGCGCCGCCCTGTGGCCCGATCCGGTCGAGCGCAAGCGCAAGACCGTGGTCCGCAAGGGCCGCGAGAACTACCTGTGCCTGCTGAACCTGCAGGACATGGTCCAGGCGGCCCAGCTGGGGAACGGCGACCTGATCGGTCTGGCCCTGACCAGCCGCTGGGCGATGCACAGCCGGGACGGCGACATGACCGGGGGCGACTTCCCCGGCTGGCTGCCCGGCCTGTTCGCCACCCCGCCGAGCCAGCAGGCCAGCGCGGGCAATCTGGTCGACCGGCGCGGCGAATGCGTCCACGCGGCCTGCCCGCACTACCGCACCTGTTTCGTCGAGAAGACCATTCGCGCCAGCCGCCGGGCCGATCTGGTCGTTGCCAACCACGCCCTGGTGATGACCCAGGCCGCCTTCGACGGGGCCCGGTCGGCGCGGGGCTTGAAACAGGACGGCGAGACCGCCGCCCTGAAGCGGATCGTCTTCGACGAGGGCCACCACCTGTTCGACGCCGCCGACAGCGCCTTCTCCGCCTGTCTGTCGGGCCAGGAGGCGGCCGAGCTGCGGCGCTGGATCCGGGGGCCCGAGGGGCGGGGCCGGCGCGGGCGCGGGCTGGAACAGCGGCTGGGCGACCTGTGCGCCGACAACGAGGCGGCGGCGAAGGCCTTGCAGGACGCCATCCGCGCCGCCGCGGCCCTGCCCGGCGAGGGCATATCGGGCCGCATCGCGCCGCCGTCCGGGGAGGTCAACCCGGTCGGCCCGATCGAACAGTTCCTGATGGCGGCCCTGGAACAGATCCGCGCCCGCACCTCGGAGGCGGCGTCTTCCGGCGCGTCGGAGTTCGGCACCGAATGCGGCGTCCGTCCCGCGACCGAGCCCCTGCTGGAGACCGCGCGCGGGGCGGCCCAGGCCCTGGCCGCGGTCGAGGCCCCCCTGCTGGCCCTGGCCCGCCATCTGGAGGATATTCTGGACGACGAGGCGGCCGAGCTGGACGGCTCGGCCCGGGCGCGGATCGAGGGGGCGCTGCGGGGCCTCGACCGGCGCGCCCGCATGACCCTGCCCGGCTGGCGTTCCATGCTGGCGGCGCTGCAGGACGCGGGCGACCAGCCCGATCCGGACTTCGTCGACTGGCTGTCGGTCGAGACCGCCTTCGGCCGGATCCACGACGTGGCGCTGCGCCGCCACTGGATCGACCCGACCGTGCCGCTGGAGGCCGCCGTCATCCTGCCCGCCCACGGGGTGCTGGTGACCAGCGCCACCCTGTCCGATCCGATCGCCGAGGCCAGCGGCGGCGACCTGTTCGGCATGGCCCGGATGCGCACCGGGGCCGCCCGCCTGATCGAACCGGCGCGGACGCTGAAGGTCGAGAGCCCGTTCGACTATGCCGCCAACAGCCGGGTCATCGTCGTCAACGACGTGGCCAAGGACGATCCGCGCCAGACGGCGGCGGCGATGCGCGAGCTGTTCCTGGCGGCCGGGGGCGGGGGACTTGGCCTGTTCACCGCCATCCGCCGGTTGAAGGCAGTCTATGAGCGGCTGGGGCCGGATCTGGCCAAGGCCCAGATCCCGCTCTACGCCCAGCACGTCGATCCGCTGGAGGTCGGGGCCCTGGTCGACATCTTCCGCGCCGAAGCGGACAGTTGCCTGCTGGGCACCGACGCGGTCCGGGACGGCGTCGACGTGCCGGGGCGGTCCCTTCGCCTGCTCGCCTTCGACCGCGTGCCCTGGCCGCGCCCCGACCTGCTGCACAAGGCGCGGCGCGAGAAGTTCGGGGCCAAGGGCTATGACGACGCCCTGGCCCGGGCCCGTATCGCCCAGGCCTTCGGCCGCCTGATCCGCCGCGCCGACGACAAGGGGATGTTCGTCATGCTGGACGCTGCGACCCCGACTCGCCTTTTCGCCGCCCTGCCCCCGGGGACCGAGGTCCAGCGGATGAGCCTGGTCGAGGCGATCGAGCTGACGCGGGGCTTCCTGGCCGATCAGGCGCGGCCGGGGCGCGCTTGA
- a CDS encoding type II toxin-antitoxin system Phd/YefM family antitoxin: MNWSLAKAKDNLSEVVRRATSEGPQSITVHGEEAAVVLSKADFDSLRSPATPKTFKAWLRAMDFDGVDLSRDQTPAKELDL, from the coding sequence GTGAACTGGAGCCTGGCCAAGGCCAAGGACAATCTGTCCGAGGTGGTCCGTCGCGCGACAAGCGAGGGCCCACAAAGCATCACCGTGCATGGCGAGGAAGCGGCGGTCGTTCTCTCCAAGGCCGACTTCGACAGCCTGCGCTCGCCGGCGACTCCCAAGACGTTCAAGGCCTGGCTTCGCGCGATGGATTTCGACGGTGTGGACCTCAGCCGCGACCAGACCCCGGCGAAAGAGCTGGACCTTTGA
- a CDS encoding type II toxin-antitoxin system VapC family toxin, whose amino-acid sequence MKWLLDTNAFSEPGRARPDAGFADWFERTDEADMVLSVVTIGEMDRGLALMAEGARKIRLEAINRGALQAFDGHILPIDLRTARLWGDLSARLKADGLNFGVPDEMIAATALQHGLTVVSRDRRPFDASGCRVLSPWSE is encoded by the coding sequence TTGAAATGGCTGCTGGACACGAATGCGTTCAGTGAGCCGGGCAGGGCCCGACCCGATGCCGGGTTCGCCGACTGGTTCGAACGCACCGACGAAGCGGACATGGTCCTGAGCGTCGTGACGATCGGAGAAATGGACCGGGGATTGGCGCTGATGGCCGAGGGCGCTCGCAAGATCCGGCTTGAAGCCATCAATCGGGGCGCGCTGCAGGCCTTCGACGGCCATATCCTGCCGATCGACCTCAGGACGGCCAGGCTCTGGGGCGACCTGTCCGCGCGGTTGAAGGCAGACGGTCTGAACTTTGGCGTGCCCGACGAGATGATCGCCGCGACCGCCCTTCAGCACGGCTTGACGGTGGTCTCACGCGATCGTCGCCCGTTCGACGCGAGTGGTTGTCGCGTCCTGTCGCCATGGAGCGAATGA
- a CDS encoding ligase-associated DNA damage response DEXH box helicase, with the protein MTTALPPLFADWFASRGWSPRRHQLEMIAAAQAGSHALLVAPTGGGKTLAGFLPSLIDLAERGPRPEFGPGSGIHTIYVSPLKALTTDVERNLMTPIREIGLNIHVESRTGDTKQSKKQRQRDNPPDILLTTPEQLALFCAWGGARAYFAELKCIVLDEVHAIWSGKRGDLLNLGLARLQSFSPGLRRVALSATIDDPHLIAEWLAPNLPPLGGDSARQRAEGGLSALTGPPLATASPVSAQGAEIVIVKGDPGAVPIIDVLVSEGRVPWAGHTGQHAIPEVYAAIQKAQLALVFVNTRWQSEFVFQQLWAVNDDNLPIGLHHGSLAAEQRRKVEAAMARGELRAVVCTSTLDLGIDWGDVDLVIQMAAPKGSSRLVQRIGRANHRLDEPSRALMVPASRFELLECQAAREAVAENAFDWEPHHIGTLDTLAQHVMGVACSEPFDLDVLHAEVTSCSPYRGLSYEAFEEVVDLVATGGYALRTYDRFARIVRTPEGTWTVRNQLVAQRHRMNVGAIVTAGTLNLKIASRRGGASKQLIGGRKVGEAEEWYFEQLAPGDTFVFAGQVWAFQGIVGMDALVTHATDKDPKIPSWGGSQFPLGTSLAARVRAMVQDRDHWRVLPVDVQEWLELQAERSMIPDADSLLVETFPRGTRHFMVGYPFEGRLAHSTLCMLLTRRLDRLGVGPLGFVVTDYAFAIWSIRPMDGLDWDALFQPDMLGDDLEAWLEESFMMKRTFRNCALVSGLIERRQPGAEKTGRQVTFSTDLIYDVLRRHQPDHLLLRTARSDAASGLLDVARLGQLLSRIAGHIRHAPLERASPFCVPVLVMIGRERVGGDAADMILEASAQELIDEVMDDAPPELLGAA; encoded by the coding sequence ATGACGACGGCCCTCCCTCCCCTGTTCGCCGACTGGTTCGCGTCTCGCGGCTGGAGCCCTCGCAGGCATCAGCTGGAGATGATCGCGGCGGCGCAGGCCGGGTCGCACGCCCTGCTGGTCGCCCCGACCGGGGGCGGCAAGACGCTCGCCGGCTTCCTGCCCAGTCTGATCGATCTGGCCGAGCGCGGCCCCCGCCCCGAGTTCGGACCGGGCAGCGGGATCCATACGATCTATGTCTCGCCGCTGAAGGCCCTGACCACCGACGTCGAGCGCAACCTGATGACGCCGATCCGCGAGATCGGGCTGAACATCCATGTCGAGAGCCGCACCGGCGACACCAAACAGTCCAAGAAGCAGCGCCAGCGCGACAACCCGCCGGACATCCTGCTGACCACGCCCGAGCAACTGGCGCTGTTCTGCGCCTGGGGCGGGGCGCGGGCCTATTTCGCCGAGCTGAAATGCATCGTTCTGGATGAGGTCCACGCCATCTGGTCGGGCAAGCGCGGCGACCTGCTGAACCTCGGCCTGGCCCGACTGCAGAGCTTTTCGCCGGGACTGCGCCGCGTGGCCCTGTCGGCGACGATCGATGATCCCCACCTGATCGCGGAGTGGCTGGCACCCAACCTCCCCCCCCTGGGGGGAGACAGCGCGCGCCAGCGCGCAGAGGGGGGCCTGTCCGCCCTGACGGGCCCCCCTCTGGCGACTGCGTCGCCTGTCTCCGCCCAGGGGGCGGAGATTGTCATCGTCAAGGGCGACCCCGGCGCCGTCCCCATCATCGACGTGCTGGTGTCCGAGGGCCGCGTGCCGTGGGCGGGGCACACCGGCCAGCATGCCATCCCCGAGGTCTATGCCGCGATCCAGAAGGCTCAGCTGGCGCTCGTCTTCGTCAACACCCGCTGGCAGTCGGAATTCGTGTTCCAGCAGCTGTGGGCCGTCAACGACGACAACCTGCCGATCGGCCTGCACCACGGCTCCCTGGCCGCCGAGCAGCGTCGCAAGGTCGAGGCGGCGATGGCGCGGGGCGAGCTGCGCGCCGTGGTCTGCACCTCGACGCTGGATCTGGGCATCGACTGGGGCGACGTCGACCTGGTGATCCAGATGGCGGCCCCCAAAGGATCCAGCCGCCTGGTGCAGCGCATCGGCCGGGCCAACCACCGGCTGGACGAGCCGTCGCGCGCCCTGATGGTCCCGGCCAGCCGGTTCGAGCTGCTGGAATGCCAGGCGGCGCGCGAGGCCGTGGCCGAAAACGCCTTCGACTGGGAGCCGCATCACATCGGCACGCTGGACACCCTGGCCCAGCATGTGATGGGCGTCGCCTGTTCGGAACCGTTCGACCTGGACGTCCTGCACGCCGAGGTGACGTCGTGCTCGCCCTATCGCGGCCTGAGCTATGAGGCGTTCGAGGAGGTGGTCGATCTCGTCGCCACAGGCGGATACGCGCTGCGCACCTATGACCGGTTCGCGCGGATCGTGCGGACGCCGGAGGGGACGTGGACGGTGCGAAATCAGCTGGTCGCCCAGCGCCACCGAATGAACGTCGGGGCCATCGTGACGGCGGGCACGCTGAACCTGAAGATCGCCTCGCGGCGCGGGGGGGCCTCCAAACAGCTGATCGGGGGGCGCAAGGTCGGCGAGGCCGAGGAGTGGTATTTCGAACAGCTGGCCCCGGGCGACACCTTCGTCTTCGCGGGCCAGGTCTGGGCTTTCCAGGGCATCGTCGGCATGGATGCGCTCGTGACCCACGCGACCGACAAGGACCCCAAGATCCCCTCCTGGGGCGGGTCGCAATTCCCTCTGGGGACCTCGCTCGCCGCCCGGGTTCGGGCCATGGTGCAGGACCGCGACCACTGGCGGGTCCTGCCGGTCGACGTCCAGGAATGGCTGGAGCTGCAGGCCGAGCGGTCGATGATCCCCGACGCCGACAGCCTGCTGGTCGAGACCTTTCCGCGCGGCACCCGCCATTTCATGGTGGGCTATCCGTTCGAGGGACGGCTGGCGCATTCGACGCTGTGCATGCTGCTGACCCGGCGACTGGATCGACTGGGGGTCGGGCCGCTGGGGTTCGTGGTCACCGACTATGCCTTCGCCATCTGGTCGATCCGGCCGATGGACGGGCTGGACTGGGACGCCCTGTTCCAGCCCGACATGCTGGGCGACGACCTGGAGGCCTGGCTGGAGGAGAGTTTCATGATGAAGCGCACCTTCCGCAATTGCGCCCTCGTTTCCGGCTTGATCGAGCGACGCCAGCCGGGGGCCGAGAAGACGGGCCGCCAGGTGACCTTTTCCACGGACCTGATCTACGACGTGCTCCGCCGCCACCAGCCCGATCACCTTCTGCTGCGCACCGCGCGGTCCGACGCCGCCTCCGGCCTGCTGGACGTCGCGCGCCTGGGCCAGCTGCTGAGCCGGATCGCCGGTCACATCCGCCATGCGCCGCTGGAGCGCGCCTCGCCCTTCTGCGTGCCGGTGCTGGTGATGATCGGGCGCGAGCGGGTCGGCGGCGACGCGGCCGACATGATCCTGGAGGCCTCGGCCCAGGAATTGATCGACGAGGTCATGGACGACGCGCCGCCCGAACTGCTGGGCGCGGCATGA